The Chryseobacterium sp. 52 genome includes a region encoding these proteins:
- a CDS encoding TerC/Alx family metal homeostasis membrane protein, whose protein sequence is MEHQSILELHPGLVWGFAVTVVIMLLLDLGVFNKKSHEVSSKEATIWSIVWISLSMVFSGVVYWVFNTDGSAGSHAVAVEKFTQYQAAYWIEKALSVDNLFVFILVFGFFKVPKYLHHKVLFWGIIGALIFRAIFIFAGVGLINLTYLPEMNVFGKAVQINVVMALFGLFLVYAGIKSWGDGGDDDDEDYSNTAGARLIKSFWKVSDNYDGDKFFTIQNGIKMATPLLVVVGVIEFTDVLFAVDSIPAIFAISNDPFILYTSNIFAILGLRSLYFLLANFIHMFSKLPYGLAIILSFIGVKMLIAPWIHIPSPVSLGIVGGVLVLSVLVSIIFPEKEDDEKEKIDEK, encoded by the coding sequence GTGGAACATCAAAGTATTTTAGAACTGCACCCAGGCCTGGTGTGGGGATTTGCAGTAACGGTCGTGATCATGCTGCTCCTTGACTTAGGAGTCTTCAACAAAAAAAGTCATGAAGTATCGTCCAAAGAAGCTACCATCTGGTCTATCGTATGGATTTCATTATCCATGGTATTCTCAGGTGTAGTATATTGGGTTTTCAATACAGACGGAAGTGCTGGAAGTCATGCTGTAGCCGTAGAGAAATTTACGCAGTATCAGGCGGCTTACTGGATTGAAAAGGCCCTCTCTGTGGATAATTTATTCGTATTTATCCTTGTTTTCGGATTCTTTAAAGTTCCGAAATATCTTCATCACAAAGTTCTCTTCTGGGGAATCATTGGGGCATTGATATTCAGAGCGATATTTATCTTTGCAGGGGTAGGATTGATTAACCTGACGTATCTTCCTGAAATGAATGTTTTTGGAAAAGCAGTTCAAATCAATGTGGTAATGGCCCTCTTCGGTCTGTTCCTTGTATATGCCGGGATTAAATCCTGGGGTGACGGAGGTGACGATGATGACGAAGATTACAGCAATACAGCTGGTGCAAGACTGATCAAAAGTTTCTGGAAAGTTTCCGATAACTATGATGGAGATAAGTTCTTCACCATTCAGAACGGAATCAAGATGGCAACGCCGCTTTTAGTAGTGGTTGGGGTTATTGAATTTACCGACGTTCTTTTCGCGGTAGACTCTATTCCTGCGATCTTTGCAATTTCAAATGACCCGTTCATTCTTTATACATCAAATATTTTCGCAATCTTAGGATTGAGATCATTGTATTTCTTATTGGCGAACTTTATCCATATGTTCAGCAAGCTTCCTTACGGACTGGCAATTATCCTGTCGTTTATCGGAGTAAAAATGCTGATCGCACCGTGGATCCATATTCCATCTCCGGTTTCCTTAGGAATTGTAGGAGGAGTATTGGTGCTCTCCGTTTTAGTATCTATTATTTTCCCGGAGAAAGAAGATGATGAAAAAGAAAAAATAGATGAAAAATAG
- a CDS encoding TetR/AcrR family transcriptional regulator, with protein sequence MVSPKDRIVEAAFELFSKQGYNSTGINQIISEAKVAKASFYQYFKSKEDLCVEFLNVRHRYWFNELNLFLLKEEDHQSKLLKAFDFLIYMNEKENFRGCSFLNILSEIPMDNVKILNVIQHHKAELRNYFLEILKDETVSDHIYLLFESCIIESQLFKSNEFIEKSKKIINTLIP encoded by the coding sequence ATGGTATCTCCGAAAGATAGAATTGTAGAAGCAGCATTTGAATTATTTAGTAAGCAGGGATATAATTCTACGGGAATTAACCAGATCATTTCAGAGGCGAAAGTAGCAAAAGCCAGTTTCTACCAGTATTTTAAATCCAAAGAAGATTTATGCGTAGAATTTCTCAATGTAAGACACCGGTATTGGTTTAATGAGTTGAACCTTTTTTTACTCAAGGAAGAAGATCACCAATCTAAACTATTAAAAGCCTTTGATTTTTTAATCTATATGAATGAGAAGGAAAACTTCAGAGGTTGCAGTTTTCTGAATATTCTATCCGAAATACCGATGGATAATGTTAAGATTCTAAACGTGATCCAACACCATAAGGCAGAGCTCAGAAATTACTTTCTGGAGATCCTGAAAGATGAAACAGTTTCAGACCATATCTATTTACTTTTTGAAAGCTGTATCATAGAAAGTCAGCTCTTTAAATCAAATGAATTCATAGAAAAATCAAAAAAAATAATCAATACCCTAATACCTTAA
- a CDS encoding nuclear transport factor 2 family protein, whose protein sequence is MEQKHPLPPFTLESAKEKIQLAEDAWNSQDPEKVSKAYTVDSEWRNRDSFVNGREEIILFLQKKWQKEFNYKLKKEYWAHTENRIAVRFEYEYQTKDGNWFRAYGNENWEFDDNGLMAKRYASINDLLIKEEDRKFK, encoded by the coding sequence ATGGAACAGAAACATCCGCTGCCGCCCTTCACCCTTGAATCGGCAAAAGAAAAAATACAACTGGCAGAAGACGCCTGGAACAGTCAGGACCCTGAAAAAGTATCTAAAGCCTATACTGTAGACAGTGAATGGAGAAACAGAGATAGTTTCGTAAACGGCAGAGAAGAAATTATCCTTTTCCTTCAAAAGAAATGGCAAAAAGAATTTAATTACAAGCTTAAAAAAGAATATTGGGCACATACTGAGAATCGGATTGCTGTCCGTTTTGAATATGAATACCAGACAAAAGACGGAAACTGGTTCAGAGCATATGGAAATGAAAATTGGGAATTTGATGACAATGGATTGATGGCAAAAAGATATGCCAGCATTAATGATCTACTTATAAAAGAAGAAGACCGGAAATTTAAATAA
- a CDS encoding catalase: MPEPLKYNKKFDELNEEEKKLLEINKKTIADFVEQSSCISDVNYATRNAHAKTYAVADGTFFIDPDIPEELRPFFDNDKFDLTIRLSNANLKIKNAGKDIPAYGFAVKIKDENGGLIANFPLVNFPLFPTNSVSHFLKLFTAVNRFYIKKWSSFFSLATQVVKVVPSVFTLSFLRNILKLLSKRNDFILSFDYHSVGAYRLGDSMIKIKLVPKSVDKNFGKKIKMKEALKNYFQDHDYSADVLIQFCYNLNDQPINRLNVEWKNSPYLKIGEVKINKGQLLDSRNCTNELLSFNPFENKIFFQPVGKIQKLRDEAYKVSVQTRRKINKLLHGRDK; this comes from the coding sequence ATGCCAGAACCACTAAAATATAATAAGAAGTTTGATGAGCTTAACGAGGAGGAAAAAAAACTTCTGGAAATCAATAAAAAAACGATTGCAGATTTCGTTGAGCAATCTTCCTGCATCAGTGATGTCAACTATGCCACCAGAAATGCTCATGCGAAAACGTATGCAGTAGCTGATGGAACGTTTTTTATTGATCCTGACATTCCTGAAGAGCTTCGACCTTTTTTCGACAATGATAAATTTGACCTTACGATAAGACTTTCCAATGCTAATCTAAAAATTAAAAATGCGGGGAAAGATATTCCTGCTTATGGATTTGCTGTAAAAATAAAGGATGAAAACGGCGGACTGATCGCGAATTTCCCGCTTGTTAATTTCCCGTTGTTTCCTACCAATTCCGTTTCTCATTTTCTGAAACTGTTTACAGCTGTGAATCGGTTTTATATCAAAAAATGGAGCAGTTTCTTTTCACTGGCAACCCAGGTTGTCAAGGTTGTTCCTTCTGTTTTCACGTTATCATTTCTAAGAAATATTTTAAAATTATTGAGCAAAAGGAATGATTTTATCCTGTCTTTTGATTATCACTCAGTGGGAGCTTACCGTCTTGGGGATAGTATGATTAAGATAAAACTGGTTCCTAAGTCTGTTGATAAAAATTTTGGAAAAAAAATAAAGATGAAAGAGGCTCTGAAAAATTATTTTCAGGATCATGATTACTCGGCAGATGTTTTGATCCAGTTTTGTTATAACCTGAACGACCAGCCTATCAATAGACTGAATGTGGAGTGGAAAAACTCTCCTTATCTTAAAATTGGGGAAGTGAAAATAAACAAAGGTCAGCTTCTGGATTCCCGCAACTGTACGAATGAACTGCTGTCATTTAATCCATTTGAAAACAAAATCTTTTTCCAGCCAGTCGGAAAGATCCAGAAACTGCGTGATGAAGCGTATAAAGTTTCTGTACAGACGAGAAGGAAGATAAATAAGCTGCTGCATGGAAGAGATAAATAA
- a CDS encoding FKBP-type peptidyl-prolyl cis-trans isomerase, translated as MGVADMLFKKKKEQAEKNLNDGKEYMEEYGKRESVVQLPSGLQYEIITEGDGAKPGPKSTVKCHYHGTTISGKIFDSSVKRGTPASFPLNKVIKGWTEALQLMPVGSKWRLILPPHLAYGDQQISKEIGPNSTLVFEVELLDIK; from the coding sequence ATGGGAGTAGCAGATATGTTATTTAAAAAGAAAAAAGAGCAGGCAGAAAAAAACCTTAACGATGGGAAGGAATATATGGAAGAATACGGTAAAAGAGAAAGTGTTGTACAATTGCCAAGCGGTTTGCAGTATGAAATCATTACCGAAGGAGATGGAGCAAAACCAGGTCCTAAATCCACAGTAAAATGCCATTACCACGGAACAACCATTTCAGGTAAAATTTTCGATAGCTCTGTAAAAAGAGGAACACCGGCATCTTTTCCTTTAAATAAAGTAATTAAAGGATGGACAGAAGCACTTCAGTTAATGCCTGTTGGAAGTAAATGGAGACTTATTCTTCCTCCGCATTTAGCGTATGGAGATCAGCAAATCAGCAAAGAAATAGGACCTAATTCTACTCTTGTTTTTGAAGTAGAATTGCTGGATATTAAATAA
- a CDS encoding Rrf2 family transcriptional regulator — protein sequence MNNTRFATAVHIMTLLAKSPQEWLTSEWMAGSINVNAVIVRKEISVLREAGLIASRQGKDGGSQLARNADQISISEIYRAVKNTEVLGKKNQNPNPACSVGREINNHLNTLFEETDRLVTQFLGDKSLKEFSEQFE from the coding sequence ATGAACAATACAAGATTTGCTACGGCAGTACATATTATGACCTTATTGGCAAAAAGTCCTCAGGAGTGGCTTACTTCTGAATGGATGGCCGGTAGCATCAACGTGAATGCGGTGATTGTCCGAAAAGAGATCAGCGTATTGAGAGAAGCAGGTCTGATTGCCAGCAGACAGGGAAAAGACGGCGGAAGCCAGCTTGCCAGAAATGCAGATCAGATCAGTATATCCGAAATTTACAGAGCGGTAAAGAATACCGAAGTTTTAGGCAAAAAAAACCAAAACCCGAATCCGGCCTGTAGTGTAGGTAGAGAGATCAATAATCATTTAAATACATTATTTGAAGAAACAGATCGTTTGGTTACTCAATTTTTAGGAGACAAATCCCTGAAAGAATTTTCGGAACAGTTCGAGTAA
- a CDS encoding NAD(P)-dependent oxidoreductase — MKKVAVIGATGFVGTKVVNELAQRGYAVEALVRDASKVESKENVTAKSVDVNNTEELADALKGSDAVISTFNAGWTNPNLYNDFLNGSINIEKAVEQSGVKRLIVVGGAGSLYTPDNVQIVDTPDFPEAYKPGATAARDYLNKIKENTTLDWTFFSPAIEMNQANVGERTGKYRTSLETPVFDENGRSRLSVEDVAAVLVDELEQNNHIRERFTAAY; from the coding sequence ATGAAAAAAGTAGCAGTAATCGGTGCGACCGGTTTTGTAGGAACAAAAGTAGTCAACGAATTAGCACAAAGAGGGTATGCAGTAGAAGCTTTGGTAAGAGATGCTTCTAAAGTAGAATCAAAAGAAAACGTAACGGCAAAAAGTGTTGACGTAAACAATACAGAAGAATTGGCAGACGCTCTGAAAGGAAGTGATGCCGTAATCAGTACATTCAACGCAGGATGGACGAATCCTAATCTTTACAATGATTTTCTAAACGGTTCTATTAATATTGAAAAAGCCGTAGAACAGTCAGGGGTAAAAAGACTGATCGTAGTGGGTGGAGCAGGAAGCCTTTATACGCCGGATAACGTACAAATCGTAGATACTCCTGATTTCCCGGAGGCTTATAAACCGGGTGCAACAGCAGCAAGAGATTATTTAAACAAGATTAAAGAGAATACTACGCTGGACTGGACCTTCTTTAGCCCTGCTATTGAAATGAATCAGGCAAACGTAGGAGAAAGAACAGGAAAATACAGAACCTCTTTAGAAACTCCGGTTTTTGATGAAAACGGAAGAAGCCGTCTTTCTGTGGAAGATGTAGCTGCAGTTCTGGTAGACGAACTGGAACAGAATAATCACATCCGTGAGCGTTTTACAGCAGCATACTAA
- a CDS encoding MBL fold metallo-hydrolase, producing MLKKKLLSLVTLLGFVSILLAGNLKIKVYNPGPKAIFPITSTIIYGDKDAVLIDAQFQKQYTEQLVKEIKATGKNLKTVFISHSDPDFYFGLDVIRKAFPNVKIISTAQTAYLISASKDEKMDVWKAQLKEDAPSEIIVPEAVNAIPDLEGNKIEIRHNSEDPAHSFVWIPSLKTVAGGISVSVDSHIWMADTQNTKAIDQWIGQIDAMKSLKPEQVVPSHFAKLSLSPQSLDFVKNYLENYKKAVTENKTSSAVVDFMVKKYPELHGKDELEMGAKVFFGEINWELKSPYPAIGNKVEADFGTSKFILDFKNNKEMSFTGISGKGNTDTVQYTAVEVAKNVFMICWHEPKLGSNVTHIEDYNKNIIYSNIAEPNGSFTHLKGTLKILK from the coding sequence ATGTTAAAAAAGAAATTATTATCACTGGTGACACTGCTGGGATTTGTAAGCATTTTGTTGGCAGGAAACCTAAAGATTAAAGTATACAATCCCGGACCTAAGGCCATCTTTCCCATTACTTCCACTATTATTTACGGAGATAAAGATGCTGTTCTTATCGATGCCCAGTTTCAGAAGCAGTATACAGAGCAATTGGTCAAAGAAATAAAAGCCACCGGAAAAAATCTGAAAACAGTTTTTATTTCTCACAGTGATCCGGATTTTTATTTTGGTCTTGATGTCATCAGAAAAGCATTCCCCAATGTGAAAATTATTTCAACAGCCCAGACTGCTTACCTGATTTCAGCTTCAAAAGATGAAAAAATGGACGTTTGGAAGGCACAGCTCAAAGAAGATGCTCCTTCAGAGATTATTGTTCCGGAAGCGGTTAATGCCATTCCTGATCTGGAAGGGAACAAAATTGAGATCAGACATAATTCAGAAGATCCTGCTCACAGTTTTGTTTGGATTCCATCTTTAAAAACAGTGGCTGGCGGTATTTCCGTTTCTGTAGATTCACATATCTGGATGGCAGATACACAGAATACCAAAGCAATTGATCAGTGGATCGGGCAGATTGATGCCATGAAATCACTAAAGCCGGAACAGGTAGTTCCGTCACATTTTGCAAAGTTATCTTTGTCTCCCCAGTCTCTGGATTTTGTTAAAAACTATTTAGAAAACTATAAAAAAGCAGTCACTGAAAACAAAACGTCTTCTGCCGTTGTAGATTTTATGGTTAAAAAATACCCCGAACTTCACGGGAAAGATGAACTGGAAATGGGAGCTAAAGTTTTCTTTGGAGAAATAAACTGGGAGCTGAAGTCACCTTATCCGGCCATTGGAAATAAAGTGGAAGCAGATTTCGGAACATCCAAATTCATACTGGATTTTAAAAACAATAAAGAAATGTCCTTCACAGGAATTTCCGGAAAAGGAAATACAGATACCGTACAGTATACAGCCGTAGAAGTAGCAAAGAATGTTTTTATGATCTGCTGGCATGAACCTAAACTGGGATCCAATGTAACCCACATCGAGGATTATAATAAAAATATAATATATAGCAATATTGCAGAACCTAACGGATCATTTACTCATCTGAAAGGAACTCTCAAAATTTTGAAATAA
- a CDS encoding M23 family metallopeptidase, which yields MKKFLNSKKNVNILLGGLLLAVFAQAIFIARLFSEKDDKMYEVNLVKINTEKDSVDYLKMKTDLTLVDQTVAELNSFLKSKNITDEKLMILSKDSISNSVYLAKQANRYSQYLMNLQKKLMQVPLGMPTDGYISSNFGIRKNPIPFKTVFASVKSSAATASQPVAAAPKPEVKAEPVEKIIELTDSYGNKREVKVMVTPKAAPAAPAPSPAAASTKSVASNTASAKAPMEKNNPPAEADQMQFHKGLDIAVAYGSDVRAAAAGTIIFSGQKGGYGNCVIVSHGNGLATLYGHLSQLVSKVNEKVKVGQVIAKSGNSGRSTGPHLHYEVHKNNSPVNPKLFMNL from the coding sequence ATGAAGAAATTTCTAAACAGCAAGAAGAATGTGAATATTCTCCTCGGAGGACTTTTGCTAGCCGTTTTTGCACAGGCCATCTTTATCGCCAGGTTATTTTCTGAAAAGGATGACAAGATGTATGAAGTGAACCTTGTTAAAATAAACACTGAAAAAGACAGTGTAGATTATTTAAAAATGAAAACAGATCTTACTTTGGTAGATCAGACTGTAGCCGAGCTTAATTCATTTCTAAAATCCAAAAACATCACTGACGAAAAGCTGATGATCCTAAGCAAAGACAGTATCTCTAATTCTGTGTATTTAGCCAAGCAGGCCAATCGTTACAGTCAATATCTGATGAATCTTCAAAAAAAACTGATGCAGGTTCCACTGGGAATGCCTACCGACGGATATATTTCGTCTAATTTCGGCATCAGAAAAAATCCAATTCCTTTTAAAACTGTATTTGCTTCTGTAAAATCAAGTGCTGCTACAGCCTCTCAGCCGGTAGCCGCTGCTCCAAAACCTGAAGTAAAAGCAGAACCTGTTGAAAAAATCATTGAATTAACGGATAGCTACGGCAATAAAAGAGAAGTAAAAGTAATGGTGACTCCAAAAGCGGCTCCCGCTGCTCCGGCACCATCGCCAGCTGCTGCTTCCACAAAATCTGTTGCCAGCAATACTGCTTCGGCTAAAGCGCCTATGGAAAAGAATAATCCTCCGGCTGAAGCTGATCAGATGCAGTTTCATAAAGGATTAGACATTGCCGTTGCTTATGGTTCCGACGTGAGAGCTGCTGCTGCAGGAACTATCATTTTCTCCGGCCAGAAAGGCGGTTACGGAAACTGTGTTATTGTTTCTCACGGAAACGGACTGGCTACACTTTACGGCCACTTATCACAGCTTGTTTCAAAAGTAAATGAGAAAGTAAAAGTAGGACAGGTTATTGCCAAATCCGGAAACTCCGGACGTTCTACGGGACCACATCTTCATTACGAAGTACATAAAAACAACAGTCCGGTCAATCCGAAACTGTTTATGAATTTATAA
- a CDS encoding NAD(P)H-dependent glycerol-3-phosphate dehydrogenase: MAKKKIISESSNPKKNKNEISVGVVGSGSFATAIVKMLVENCKSVHWCVRSEFVKGAIELRGHNPSYLTAVNFNLKSLKLTTDINELVSACDVVVLATPSIYLSDTMDKMTCEYGDKIFVSAIKGIIPKVNDVVAHYLRDEFKIGFRNQAVIAGPCHAEEVAMERLSYLTVAAVEDETADKLAGIFSSDFIKVQSSKDILGNEYSAILKNIFAIGAGIASGLGYGDNFTAVFVSNAIREMEIFLEAVYEAPRDVNESAYLGDLLVTAYSLFSRNRSLGNLIGKGYTVKSAIQSMNMVAEGYYAADSIYKTAKQKNLKLPIIDTVYAILYEGKNAEKQFKKLTAKLN, from the coding sequence ATGGCTAAAAAGAAAATAATTTCCGAATCTTCGAATCCAAAAAAGAATAAAAATGAGATTTCTGTAGGAGTAGTAGGAAGCGGAAGTTTTGCAACCGCTATCGTAAAAATGCTTGTTGAAAACTGCAAATCGGTGCATTGGTGTGTAAGAAGTGAATTTGTAAAAGGAGCTATTGAACTCCGCGGACACAATCCGTCTTACCTTACCGCAGTTAATTTTAACCTTAAAAGTCTAAAACTTACAACAGATATTAACGAACTGGTTTCTGCCTGCGATGTTGTTGTATTGGCAACACCTTCTATTTACCTGTCGGATACGATGGATAAAATGACCTGTGAATATGGGGACAAGATATTTGTTTCAGCGATCAAAGGGATTATTCCTAAAGTAAATGATGTGGTAGCCCATTACCTGAGAGATGAATTTAAGATTGGTTTCAGAAATCAGGCTGTTATTGCAGGGCCATGCCACGCGGAAGAAGTTGCGATGGAAAGACTTTCTTACCTTACCGTTGCTGCAGTAGAGGATGAAACCGCTGATAAACTGGCGGGAATTTTCAGTTCAGATTTTATCAAAGTACAGTCCAGTAAAGATATCTTAGGAAATGAATACAGTGCGATCCTTAAAAATATTTTTGCGATCGGAGCCGGAATTGCAAGTGGACTGGGGTATGGAGACAACTTCACTGCCGTTTTTGTTTCCAATGCGATCCGTGAGATGGAAATTTTCCTGGAAGCGGTATATGAAGCACCAAGAGATGTGAATGAAAGTGCTTATCTGGGTGACCTTTTGGTAACGGCATATTCTCTATTCTCAAGAAACAGAAGTTTAGGAAACCTTATCGGAAAAGGATATACCGTAAAATCTGCAATCCAATCCATGAACATGGTAGCAGAAGGATATTATGCAGCAGATTCTATCTATAAAACAGCTAAACAGAAAAACCTTAAACTGCCTATTATAGATACAGTATATGCTATCTTATATGAAGGTAAAAATGCTGAAAAGCAATTCAAAAAACTGACCGCGAAATTAAATTAA